Proteins encoded in a region of the Rhodococcus sp. SBT000017 genome:
- a CDS encoding HAD-IA family hydrolase translates to MPAILFGSISTLVDTSELQRRSFNEAFAAHDLNWNWPRADYRAMLGSNGGADRISEYASEAGTEVDAAAIHASKSEIFQRLIGESDVKTRPGVADTIDSAKANGLKVGFVTTTSRENIDALLAALSPELTADSFDIIVDATSVEPGKPDPASYEYALKTLGESASDSVAIEDNAGGVQAAVAAGITCVAFPNENTAGTEFVSATETVDALDPERVRALLSV, encoded by the coding sequence ATGCCCGCAATTCTGTTCGGCTCGATCAGCACACTCGTCGACACGTCCGAACTGCAGCGCCGCTCGTTCAACGAGGCCTTCGCAGCACACGATCTGAACTGGAACTGGCCCCGCGCCGACTACCGGGCCATGCTCGGATCGAACGGTGGTGCCGACCGCATCAGCGAATACGCGTCCGAGGCCGGTACCGAGGTGGACGCCGCCGCAATACACGCCAGCAAGTCGGAGATCTTCCAACGGCTGATCGGCGAATCGGACGTGAAGACGCGTCCGGGCGTCGCCGACACGATCGACTCCGCGAAAGCGAACGGCCTCAAAGTCGGCTTCGTGACGACGACCTCGCGAGAGAACATCGACGCGCTGCTGGCCGCTCTCAGTCCCGAGCTGACGGCCGACTCGTTCGACATCATCGTCGACGCGACCTCGGTCGAGCCCGGCAAGCCCGATCCCGCCTCGTACGAATACGCCCTGAAGACGCTGGGAGAGAGCGCGTCCGACAGTGTGGCCATCGAGGACAATGCAGGCGGAGTCCAGGCCGCCGTCGCCGCGGGCATCACCTGTGTGGCATTCCCCAACGAGAACACCGCAGGAACCGAATTCGTCTCGGCCACCGAGACCGTCGATGCACTCGATCCCGAGCGCGTCCGAGCTCTGCTCTCAGTCTGA